Sequence from the Terriglobales bacterium genome:
ACCGTGATTCGCGGGCTTTGGCCGGGGCAGCACCAGGTGCGAGTTGTGGTCTCAGGAGGAGTTTTTGAAAATTCACAGGTCACCCGAGAGGTTTTCGCAAACACAGTGCGCAATGCTTTTCTTCAGGCCGCTGTTAGTTTGGGGAACCTGGAACCGGTGATGGGAGCCTTGTCGCTGGCGCGCAAGGCGGGAAAAAGCAAATAAGAATCAATCGCACCGTGGAGACGCGAGAAAAAAGCGAACCACAAAGGGCACAAAGAAAAAACCGAAGGACACGAAGGAAAACAAAAAAGAATTTTTGAGAGAGAAATAATGACCGATCGTAATACTAGTAATCCTAGATTGAGTTAGGTACGACGGACAGAATTGTCATAAACTTTTTGTAACTCCAGCATGGCTGGTCGTTCGCCAAACTCGCAAATCCCGATCGTACAATCGGTTGACCTCGCTACATTGGTTCACGAGCAATCTCCTGACGTGCTCCGCACGGCCGCTGGCGACAAGCGCCTGACTGAAGACCTGGCCCTGACGCTGCTGCAACGGCGTGACTTGCCCGCTGCCGCCATTGAAGTCATGGCCAAAAATGGTGCGGTGATGAAGCACCGCAGAGTGATCAATGCGATTGTTGTGCATCCGCATGCGCCGCGTCACGTTTCGCTGCCCATTATCCGCCGGCTTTTTGCCTTTGAACTGATGAACATTGCTCTTACGCCCGCAGTTTTTGCCGATATCAAGAAATTTGCCGAGGATGTTCTGATCTCCCGTTTGGAGAACACCACTCCAGGCGAGCGCATGAGTTTGGCCAAGCGCAGCTCGCAAGCCATTGCGGCTGCCTTATTGCTTGATCCTGAGAAGCGGGTGATGGAAGCTGCATTGTTCAATCCACGGATGACGGAAGCTGCCATCGTGAAGGCCCTGATGAAAGACGACGCCCCGCAACACCTGATTGACACGGTTTGCCACGATCCTAAGTGGAGCCTGCGCCGCGAGATACGCGTCGCCCTGTTGCGCAACGAAAAGACACCACTGGCGCCCGCGCTGGCGTTTGCAGACACCATGTCTTCGGTTGCGCTGCGGCAGGTGCTGAACAACTCGCGCTTGCGGGCCAATGTGAAGAGTTATTTGAATAAGATGCTGGAAGAGAGAAAGAAATAGTTGAGATTCTCTTGAGGAAAAATGAAGACCCTTTCGCTCGTGCTTAGTCTTACTTTGATGGCAGTTCTCCCCGCTCCTGAGGCTTTCTCGCAAAAGTCTGATCGAGAAGCATTACCGAATGCTGTGTTTGCTTTTGCGAATGACGGCGGCACTGAATTATTGGCTGACCTCTCAGAGGAGCCTTCCGAGAAAATCGCAGTGATCAAAACCTTCAACAAAGCCATCTGCGCTGATAACAAAATTCTCGACATCACATTCGTTAAACATCAGCCCCGTAGTGAAAAGGACAACGGGCGCCAGGCCAGCAGGAATTTCAAAAATCTTGCCGGAGACGTGTTTCACGTTGTCCATGGAAAGTTGAACGCTGATGACAATTGTCTGCTCGTGAGCCGGAATTATTTGCAGAGTAAGCGCCTTGTTCCGGTGAAAACCGGAGGGCTGACGCCTGAGGGATTTTCAGCAAGGCCGGCAAAATGTGATGGCAAGACGAAGAGTGGTCTTCCACACCAACAGAACCGCGCTCCTGCAGGTTGCTGGCAGCTTGCACAGATAGGTGACAATGACCGCCTGCTGGCGGTTACTTACGAACCACGCAAGAAGAATTTGTTGGCTGCCCTGGTTTTGCGGATTGGAGACAAATACATGGTCCACGAAATGCCGGCCACGGCAAATTCGGTTTCTGCGTGGCGAGAGGGCGATGGGGGAGAGTTCGATCCAGCGGTGTTCGCTCCGCTCTTTGCTCTGCAAAATAAAAAAGACGGCTCGTGGGAGATCGGTATTGTGTGGAGTGGCGAGGAGGGCGGCAATCTTTCGGTTTATCGCAGCCAGGGTTCGACCCTCGAAGAAGTTGTGAAGGGATACCGCTACTGGATGGCGGAGTAGGAAATGTCTGAGGCTTTTTACAAGTACGTCAAAAGGTCTTTCTCGTCGTCTTCCGCGCGGCGCTGCACGGACTCGCGTTTCCTCCGAAAAGTCTCAAACCACTCCGCCCGCGAAATTGAGTAGATCAGATGATTGAAGCCGTGCCAGAAAACGAGCCTACCCATCGTCATGTTATTGCGTTCGGCCACTCGCCTTGAGGGCCGATTCTCGGGCCGAATCATACAGATCACCTGCCTGGCACGCAGCTTGTAGAAGCCGTGGCGAATGCAGGCGCGGGCAGCTTCGGTGGCGTATCCGTTGTGCCAATGGTCCCGGCGTAAGTGGTAGCCGACCTCGATCTCCTTGCGGTCTTCGACATCCTGAAGCGCAAGGCCGCAGTCGCCGATAACTTCGCCCGTACTTTTAAGGATCACAGCCCACAGGCCGTGTCCGGTTTCGGCATAGCGCGTGATCTGCTTATCAATGAAACTCTCAACTTCGTCGCGAGAGAACGGGTGGGGATAATAAATCATGGCCTCGGGATCGCCGAGAACAGGCAGTAAACCGTCGGTATCTTTCAGGGTGAGTTGACGGAGGACTAGGCGCTGGGTTTCGAGAACCATGCCGGACGGTGACCCCTGGTTCAAGAATAGCTCGGATTTTTCGTTAGGGTGAACAGCAGGCTCATTTAATCGCAACAATATCAAGCCGCTGCTCCCGCTACCATGCTCACGCGGCAGAAACGGCAGGCCTATTGGCCAATCACATTCCAATGCTGCAGCGATCAGGTCCAACCAATCCATAAGGAAATTGTACTCTTGGTTAGGTCTCGCTCAAGTTACTCAGTAAAACGTTGGTATTTTGCGGGACAGCAGAAAAGCTTGCTGAATGGGCGTCTTTGGACGCTTCGCTGCAATGCGCGTCGGCCTACGGTAGTGAGGAAATGTTATTTTTATGCGACTTATGGCCCGACTGAAGTCGGGCCCTGATACACGTCTTCACGCCTATCCCACCGCTTCTTTTTTGAAGTAACTCAAAATCGCCTCGGCCTGCGGCTTGGTCACTACTGCTGAGAGAGCGGCTGAGTCGGCCTGTTGTACGGCGCGGATGCTGCCGAAGTGTTCGACCAGGCGCTGGCGGGTGCGGGCTCCGATGCCGGGGATTTGCAGCAGCTCAGAGTCGCGGTCGCGCATCTGGCGGCGCTTGCGATGAAAGGTAACGGCAAAGCGATGGGCTTCATCGCGGACTGTCTGAATCAGATGCAGAACCGGCGAGTGATGGTCGAGCGCCAGAGGATCGTTTTCCTGGCCATGAATGTAGATGATTTCTTCGCGCTTGGCAATTGCCGCCAGAGGCTGGCTGGTGATTTGCAATTCGGTGAGGGCATCGGCTGCGGCATGGAGCTGTCCCAGGCCGCCGTCAATGAGGATGAGGCTGGGCATATCCTGTTTTTCTGATTGGATACGTTTGTAGCGCCGGGTGACGACTTCGCGCATGGAGGCGAAGTCATCCACGCCTTCCACGGTGCGGATGATGAACTTGCGGTAATCGGACTTCTTCATCTTGCCATCTTCCCAAACCACCATGGAAGCGACGGTTTCCGCGCCTTGAATATGCGAAATATCGAAGCATTCAATGCGCTTGGGCAGGGCCGGCAGGTCGAGTGCATCTTGTAAAGCTTGTTGAATCTGCTTTGCTGCGGGCTTCAGCACGCGGAAGCGCTGATCGAAAGATTGTTTGGCGTTCCGGCCCACCAGATCAACCAGCGAGCGTTTATCGCCACGCTGGGGAACAATGATTTCCACTTTGCCTTCGCGGCGCTCGGAAAGGACCTCCTGCAATAAATCGCGATCGGCGAAATCTACCGGGATATAAATGTTTCGGGGCACATATTGCTGGTCAACGTAAATCTGGGGCAGAAGGCTGCTGAAGAATGCGCCGGCATCAAAGCCGGGACTCTTGCCACCTGCCGGTGGTTCGTCTTCGAAGGCAGGAGAGATTTGCGGCAGGTCTTCCCAGAAGAAATCGCGGCGGTCAAGCACCTTGCCTCCACGCATGTGGAACAAATTGACTGCGAGCATTTCATTTTCGTAGTGATAACCGAAGACGTCGGCGTCATCACCCTCGACATTGGCCATGCGCTGTTTTTCGTGCAACTGCTCCACCGTGGAGATCAGGTCGCGGTACTTGCCGGCCAGCTCATACTGTTGCTGCTCAGCGGCGAATTCCATGCGAGAGCGCAGCGATTTGGAGAGATCTCCATGCTTGCCCTCAAGAAACAGCTTCACGTCCTGCACCGCTTCCGCGTAAATCTGAGGCGTAGTCAGCTCTTTTACGCACGGTCCAAGGCAGCGCTTGATGTAGTACTGCAGGCACGGACGCAGGTGGTAACGTGTCAGATCTATCTTGCACGAGGGAACGAGAAAATTGCGGTGGATCAGATCTACGATCCGGTAGGCCAGATTTGCAGGGAAGTAAGGACCGTAGTAGAGGCTGCCATCTTTGCGTAGACGGCGGGTCACGTAAACCCGGGGGAAACGCTCCGCGGCGGTGAGCTTTACATATGGATAAGTCTTATCATCGCGCAGCAAAATGTTATAGCGCGGCTTCTTCTGCTTGATGAGGTTGTTTTCGAGCGCCAGTGCCTCTTTTTCATTGTCAACGACTATGTATTCAACGTCTACGGCATCGCGCAGCAGGGAATCGGTCTTGGGTTGGGCGTCGGCACCCTCGCCAAAATACGAGCGTACGCGCGAGCGCAGGTTCTTGGCTTTGCCGACGTAGATCACCTCGCCATCGGCGTTTTTATACAGGTAAACGCCCGGAGAGGTGGGTAAAGTCCGGATTTTCTCCTGAAGATCCATGGGGAAGGGCCGTCTATTTCGATG
This genomic interval carries:
- the uvrC gene encoding excinuclease ABC subunit UvrC — encoded protein: MDLQEKIRTLPTSPGVYLYKNADGEVIYVGKAKNLRSRVRSYFGEGADAQPKTDSLLRDAVDVEYIVVDNEKEALALENNLIKQKKPRYNILLRDDKTYPYVKLTAAERFPRVYVTRRLRKDGSLYYGPYFPANLAYRIVDLIHRNFLVPSCKIDLTRYHLRPCLQYYIKRCLGPCVKELTTPQIYAEAVQDVKLFLEGKHGDLSKSLRSRMEFAAEQQQYELAGKYRDLISTVEQLHEKQRMANVEGDDADVFGYHYENEMLAVNLFHMRGGKVLDRRDFFWEDLPQISPAFEDEPPAGGKSPGFDAGAFFSSLLPQIYVDQQYVPRNIYIPVDFADRDLLQEVLSERREGKVEIIVPQRGDKRSLVDLVGRNAKQSFDQRFRVLKPAAKQIQQALQDALDLPALPKRIECFDISHIQGAETVASMVVWEDGKMKKSDYRKFIIRTVEGVDDFASMREVVTRRYKRIQSEKQDMPSLILIDGGLGQLHAAADALTELQITSQPLAAIAKREEIIYIHGQENDPLALDHHSPVLHLIQTVRDEAHRFAVTFHRKRRQMRDRDSELLQIPGIGARTRQRLVEHFGSIRAVQQADSAALSAVVTKPQAEAILSYFKKEAVG
- a CDS encoding GNAT family N-acetyltransferase, whose translation is MVLETQRLVLRQLTLKDTDGLLPVLGDPEAMIYYPHPFSRDEVESFIDKQITRYAETGHGLWAVILKSTGEVIGDCGLALQDVEDRKEIEVGYHLRRDHWHNGYATEAARACIRHGFYKLRARQVICMIRPENRPSRRVAERNNMTMGRLVFWHGFNHLIYSISRAEWFETFRRKRESVQRRAEDDEKDLLTYL